The DNA window CAAGTAAGACATGATCTAAGTTAGATATACTTTCTTTTACTTTTTCGATTATGTAAGGATGATTGTGACCGTGAATGCTAATCCACCAGGAAGAAACTGCGTCGATGTAAGAATTTCCTTTTTCATCGTATAGAAATTCTCCTTTTGCCCGGACAACCTTGAGAGGATCGGGTTGTCCTTTTAAAATTGTATAAGGATGCCAGATCACTTAAATAGATTTTTGATTGATTCGTTTGTGTCGAAGTAAGTGTCTATGTATTGTAAAAATGGTTTTCCATCTACAATGCTAGCTGGAATTCCTAATTCGCCAAGGCATTTCACTCCGGAAAATTCTTGGATTGTAAAAATATTATTTCGCGACAAATCATTCTTTTCCCCTAGCATGTAAAAACCATGAATCGGAATGTCTCGATTTTGCATTGCCTCTATGGAGAGTAACGTTTGGTTAATCGTTCCAAGTTCTGGAGAGGAAACTAGGATCACCGGGATTCTAGATTTTTTTAAAATGTCTACCATCATCGTGCTAGAATTAAGTGGAACTAAAAGTCCACCTGCGCCTTCGATGATCGTTGGCTCTGCCATTTGCGTCATGAACTTTTCTGCAAGACGGATTGTGTCTACACTTTTGAATTCGAGTTCTCCCGCATAATGAGGGGAGGCTGGTTTTAGAAAATGGTAATCTGTCTCCATGAAGAATTTATCCTGGAGTCCGGTTAATTTTTTTACTTTTAAAAGATCGGAATCATTTAACGCGCCGGTTTGAACAGGTTTCCAATACCTTAACCCAAAATGCCTAGCATACT is part of the Leptospiraceae bacterium genome and encodes:
- the bioD gene encoding dethiobiotin synthase, with amino-acid sequence MAIFITGTGTNIGKTLFSSMLMAKYARHFGLRYWKPVQTGALNDSDLLKVKKLTGLQDKFFMETDYHFLKPASPHYAGELEFKSVDTIRLAEKFMTQMAEPTIIEGAGGLLVPLNSSTMMVDILKKSRIPVILVSSPELGTINQTLLSIEAMQNRDIPIHGFYMLGEKNDLSRNNIFTIQEFSGVKCLGELGIPASIVDGKPFLQYIDTYFDTNESIKNLFK